The following are from one region of the Pseudomonas lalucatii genome:
- a CDS encoding IS481 family transposase, whose protein sequence is MNLHKHARLTPRGRALLVRRIQHGLRVEEAAQAAGVSVRTAYKWLRRFREEGEAGLMDRSSRPQHCPHATPDTVVERLIEHRRCRKTYRQIARELGLAVSTVARRLRRAGFHRLAELEPAPPVVRYEYPTPGDLLHLDIKKLGRFWRPGHRVTGDRQQNSDGAGWEFVHVAIDDASRIAFSSLHPDERGRSACQALLQALRYYRSLGIRFTRIMTDNGSCYRSRTFRRLLRRLGLRHLRTKPYTPRTNGKAERFIQTSLREWAYAHSYESSAQRAQHLTPWLHHYNWHRPHASLGYQPPISRVPLSLNNVLGLHI, encoded by the coding sequence ATGAACCTGCATAAACATGCCCGTCTTACCCCTCGCGGTCGAGCCCTTTTGGTTCGGCGCATCCAGCACGGCTTGCGGGTCGAAGAAGCCGCCCAGGCGGCCGGTGTGAGCGTGCGAACCGCCTACAAATGGTTGCGGCGCTTTCGCGAGGAAGGCGAGGCCGGGTTGATGGATCGTTCATCACGTCCGCAACACTGCCCGCATGCGACACCCGATACCGTGGTCGAGCGTCTGATCGAACATCGGCGATGCCGCAAGACCTATCGGCAGATCGCCAGAGAGCTAGGCTTGGCCGTCAGCACTGTTGCGCGCCGCCTGCGGCGGGCCGGCTTTCATCGACTGGCTGAGCTGGAGCCGGCGCCACCGGTGGTGCGCTACGAGTACCCGACACCCGGAGATCTGCTGCATCTGGATATCAAAAAGCTGGGCCGTTTCTGGCGACCTGGCCATCGGGTCACCGGCGACCGACAGCAGAACTCCGACGGCGCGGGCTGGGAATTCGTCCACGTGGCCATCGACGATGCCAGCCGCATCGCCTTCAGCAGCCTGCATCCTGACGAGCGTGGTCGCAGTGCTTGCCAAGCCTTGCTCCAGGCGCTGCGCTACTACCGCAGCCTGGGCATTCGTTTCACCCGCATCATGACCGACAACGGCAGCTGCTATCGCTCTCGCACGTTTCGGCGTTTGCTCAGACGATTGGGGCTGCGCCATCTGCGCACCAAACCTTACACGCCACGCACCAACGGCAAGGCCGAGCGCTTCATCCAGACCAGTCTGCGCGAGTGGGCCTATGCCCATAGCTATGAAAGTTCGGCACAGCGAGCACAGCACCTGACGCCCTGGCTACATCACTACAATTGGCACCGGCCACACGCCAGCCTCGGCTACCAGCCACCAATCAGTCGCGTTCCGCTTTCACTGAATAACGTACTGGGTTTACACATCTAG
- a CDS encoding NAD-dependent epimerase/dehydratase family protein, with protein sequence MKILVTGASGFIGGRFARFALEQGLAVRVNGRRAGAVEHLLRRGAEFVQGDLGDPELARRLCEDVEAVVHCAGAVGVWGRYEDFHRANVQVTENLVEACLKRRVRRLVHLSSPSIYFDGRSHVAIREEQVPTRFFDHYGKTKYLAEQQVFGAQEFGLEVLALRPRSVTGAGDTSIFPRLINMQRKGRLAIIGNGLNRVDFTSMANLNDALFAALLAPAPALGRAYNISNGAPVPLWDAVNYVLRGLDLPPVTRHLPFALAYGAAALNEGVCRLLPGHPEPTLFRLGVAMMAKDFSLDIGRAREFLDYEPRVSLWTALDEFCQWWKAHHPD encoded by the coding sequence ATGAAGATTCTGGTTACCGGGGCGAGCGGTTTCATCGGCGGGCGCTTCGCCCGCTTCGCCCTGGAGCAGGGCCTCGCGGTGCGGGTCAACGGCCGCCGGGCCGGTGCCGTGGAACACCTGCTCAGGCGTGGCGCTGAGTTCGTCCAGGGCGACCTGGGCGACCCCGAGCTGGCCAGGCGCCTGTGCGAGGATGTCGAGGCCGTGGTGCACTGTGCCGGCGCCGTCGGCGTCTGGGGGCGTTACGAAGATTTCCACCGGGCCAATGTGCAGGTCACCGAAAACCTCGTCGAGGCCTGCCTGAAACGGCGGGTGCGGCGCCTGGTGCACCTGTCGTCGCCGTCCATCTACTTCGACGGCCGCTCCCATGTGGCGATCCGGGAAGAGCAGGTGCCCACGCGCTTCTTCGATCACTACGGCAAGACCAAGTACCTGGCCGAGCAGCAGGTGTTCGGCGCCCAGGAATTCGGCCTGGAGGTGCTGGCGTTGCGGCCGCGCTCGGTCACCGGCGCCGGCGACACCAGCATCTTCCCGCGGCTGATCAACATGCAGCGCAAGGGCCGCCTGGCGATCATCGGCAACGGCCTGAACAGGGTCGACTTCACCAGCATGGCCAACCTCAACGATGCCCTGTTCGCCGCCCTGCTGGCCCCCGCGCCGGCCCTCGGGCGGGCCTACAACATCAGCAATGGTGCACCGGTGCCGCTGTGGGACGCGGTCAACTACGTGCTGCGCGGACTCGACCTGCCGCCGGTGACCCGGCATCTGCCCTTTGCCCTGGCCTATGGCGCGGCGGCGCTCAACGAGGGCGTCTGCCGGCTGCTGCCCGGGCATCCCGAGCCGACCCTGTTTCGCCTGGGCGTGGCGATGATGGCCAAGGACTTCTCCCTGGATATCGGGCGTGCCCGCGAATTCCTCGACTACGAACCGCGGGTCAGCCTGTGGACGGCGCTGGATGAGTTCTGCCAGTGGTGGAAGGCCCATCATCCCGACTGA
- a CDS encoding methyl-accepting chemotaxis protein, which translates to MPLRLKLVLSYLAIGLIPVLSMALMAYQQASQTLREQTLNTLEAVANIKQQQLLDGWQSRHNQLSSLAANLAGNYQGLDSNALISAANYDRPIFENFIETFGYRDLKLIAGDGRVIFSVQRDADAGGDSPLARLVQASLSERQALIGDLAVNPQSGEPSQFLVAPIVGEGAVMALLALELPLAPLNAVMQTRQGLGDAGETYLVGGDLRLRSDSVRFDGQRVDRAGHPAAPLTGAAISRALQGEQGRLAEAGLDRRPALKAYVPLTFAGQRWALIAEMDQTQAFAPVRALLWQLLLLALLTIAAVILATWLVSRSVMRPLGGEPSSMAALARRLAAGELQLAGDGAAHGGLMQALQDMATAWREVIARLRQASQAVGAASGDILGAAGQTSSRLDQQQQALELVVGAVEQMAATVQEIAANASQSADGSAAAREAFAAMQATLQHMIGRQDQLLDGLRQADRVVHTLAGNSQQIGAVLEVIRGIAEQTNLLALNAAIEAARAGEQGRGFAVVADEVRSLALRTRSATEEIVPIIDALGDSASQALTGMQGASEQARGLEDETQAVLGSLERLEDSLQGVHALAFQIAAAAEQQAATTAEVNRHMHQLHEMTGENRQTAAHTRDCGEQLRRLAGSQEQLVAHFRL; encoded by the coding sequence ATGCCACTACGCCTCAAACTCGTGCTCAGCTATCTGGCGATCGGCCTGATACCGGTACTGTCCATGGCCCTTATGGCCTACCAGCAGGCCAGCCAGACACTCAGGGAGCAAACACTGAACACCCTGGAGGCCGTAGCGAATATCAAACAGCAGCAGCTACTGGACGGCTGGCAGTCCCGGCACAACCAGCTCAGCAGCCTGGCCGCCAACCTCGCCGGCAATTACCAGGGCCTCGACAGCAACGCGCTGATCAGCGCCGCCAACTACGACCGACCGATCTTCGAGAACTTCATCGAGACCTTCGGCTACCGCGACCTCAAGCTGATCGCCGGCGATGGCCGGGTGATCTTCAGCGTGCAGCGCGACGCCGACGCCGGGGGCGACTCGCCCCTGGCGCGCCTGGTGCAGGCCAGCCTGAGCGAACGCCAGGCACTCATCGGCGACCTGGCGGTCAACCCGCAAAGCGGCGAGCCCAGCCAGTTCCTGGTGGCCCCCATCGTCGGCGAGGGCGCAGTCATGGCCCTGCTGGCGCTGGAGCTGCCGCTCGCCCCGCTGAACGCGGTGATGCAGACGCGCCAGGGTCTCGGCGATGCCGGGGAAACCTATCTGGTGGGCGGCGACCTGCGCCTACGCTCGGACTCGGTGCGTTTCGACGGGCAACGGGTCGACCGCGCCGGGCACCCGGCCGCGCCGCTCACCGGCGCCGCCATCAGCCGCGCGCTGCAGGGCGAACAAGGGCGCCTGGCCGAGGCCGGCCTGGATCGCCGCCCGGCGCTCAAGGCCTATGTGCCCCTGACCTTCGCCGGGCAACGCTGGGCCCTGATCGCCGAGATGGACCAGACCCAGGCCTTCGCCCCGGTACGCGCCCTGCTGTGGCAGCTGCTGCTGCTCGCCCTGCTGACCATTGCCGCGGTAATCCTGGCCACCTGGCTGGTCAGCCGCAGCGTGATGCGCCCACTGGGCGGCGAGCCGAGCAGCATGGCCGCCCTGGCGCGGCGGCTGGCGGCCGGCGAGCTGCAGCTGGCGGGCGACGGCGCCGCCCACGGCGGCCTGATGCAGGCCCTGCAGGACATGGCCACGGCCTGGCGCGAGGTGATCGCGCGGCTGCGCCAGGCCAGCCAGGCGGTAGGCGCGGCCAGCGGCGACATCCTCGGCGCCGCCGGGCAGACCAGCAGCCGCCTGGACCAGCAGCAGCAAGCCCTGGAGCTGGTGGTCGGCGCGGTCGAGCAGATGGCCGCCACCGTGCAGGAGATCGCCGCCAATGCCAGCCAGAGCGCCGACGGCAGCGCCGCCGCGCGCGAAGCCTTCGCCGCCATGCAGGCCACCCTGCAGCACATGATCGGCCGCCAGGACCAGCTGCTCGACGGCCTGCGCCAGGCCGACCGGGTGGTGCACACCCTGGCCGGCAACAGCCAGCAGATCGGCGCGGTGCTCGAGGTGATCCGCGGCATCGCCGAGCAGACCAACCTGCTCGCCCTCAACGCCGCCATCGAGGCCGCCCGCGCCGGCGAGCAGGGCCGTGGCTTCGCCGTGGTGGCCGACGAGGTGCGCAGCCTGGCCCTGCGCACCCGCAGCGCCACCGAGGAGATCGTGCCGATCATCGACGCCCTCGGCGACTCCGCCAGCCAGGCCCTGACCGGCATGCAGGGGGCCAGCGAACAGGCCCGCGGCCTGGAAGACGAGACCCAGGCGGTGCTCGGCTCGCTCGAGCGTCTGGAGGACTCGCTGCAGGGCGTGCACGCCCTGGCCTTCCAGATCGCCGCCGCCGCCGAGCAACAGGCGGCGACCACCGCCGAGGTCAACCGGCACATGCACCAGCTGCACGAGATGACCGGGGAGAACCGCCAGACCGCCGCCCACACCCGCGACTGCGGCGAGCAGCTGCGTCGGCTGGCCGGCAGCCAGGAGCAGCTGGTGGCGCACTTCCGCCTCTAG